In Setaria italica strain Yugu1 chromosome I, Setaria_italica_v2.0, whole genome shotgun sequence, the genomic window TAATTTTAAAGAACATTACATAGAGATGATACAAAGTCTTGAACACAATAATTCTAACCTCTTTCTTGTATTAATTAAAAGATGGAAGCATGCAGCAATGGTATAGAATACCGGCACCGTTAGGGAACGTTGAAAGGGtggcttttggcttttcaaTGGAGCGGGAGGGGTGTACTCTCCAAGCATTTTAGGGTATGTTCAACAGTTTAGACGTCTGTAAGTCACATATAGATAGTGAAACCGACAGCTTGTACAATGATTTATCTTTTAAGTTGTCTGCAAGTTATTTAATTCATTCAAATCAAGGTGATTAGGGATAAATATGATCTATGTATGCCATTTTGTTGCTTCTTCACTCAATGCAATGCATGCTTCCTGAGGCAATCAAGAAAGAAGCTTCTCCCCTTTATGATATTACGCCAAAACTTGCAGGTTGAAGCATGCTAGGGAGGCAGGATTGGTGATGTGAGACAGGATCTTATCGATCAAATCCACCGGAAGCTGCAGCATCACGCCATCATCCATGATCCTTTTCTGCAAAGAAAAGACAGGCATCGATTTTGTTTAAAACACAACCAGAAGGAGACCAGCTCCAAATGAACTCAAAAGAGTTCAGGCAACTGATTTCCTTATTTTTACCTCAAAGAAAATTTGTTCTCTTAGATGTACTATAAGCAATAGAAAGAACCACAGAAACTTTGGCAGCATAGCAAAACAACGGATTTGGATTCACCCCAAAATAATCTTGTAGAGTTCTTGCAGCAGAGAGTTCTGTCTCCAGATTTGCTATTGTCTTACCTAAAGTCCTGCAAGAAGCCAGCTCAACTGCAATTAGAAACAATTTCGTAGAAGCTTCCCTGAATCAAAtcaaagagagaaaaaaattacTTTTTGTATACTGCAATTAGAAACAATTTCGTTATACTACAGTCTCCAGCCATAAGCTTAGACTCTTTCCCTCTTCTTTCATTTGGTATAGCTACCTCTTTCCCTCTTCTTTCATTTGGTATAGCTACCTCACTTGCTTCAGGCAATGTCCACATCCTGGAGAGATCTCACCCGCATCCGCTCCCCGCAAAATGTAGAAGTGAGCTCACCAGAAGACCACGGATCTCACCCGCATCCATCCTACGAATACTCGGGACTATGCAGAACGAGCCACCAATATACTCGAATCTGAACATCCTATCGGGCACCGGATTGATTGATTGGTTACCTGTTCGTGAAGAGCAGGCCGAGGCAGAAGCTCCCGACGCAGAGCAGCAGCACCCAGCTCCTAGCCACGCAATCTGcgccccctcccttcctccaactcatggccgccgccgcactactggtcgtcctcctcctctgagTCTCAGCTCCCGCGGCAAGaggcgtggcgcggcggcggcccaggtATCCGGCCTCGCCTCCCGTCGGCGTCCCATGCGGAGGGAGGGGAGCCAGAGGaggcgtggcgcggcggcggctcagctatCCGGCCTCGCCTCCCGTCAGCCTCCCGCGCGGAGGGAGGGGAGCTGGAGGGGAATCGGTTGGAGCAGCACGGGTTGATTTTCGCACTCGATCCGGAGGTACGCGGATGGATCGTACAACGGGGCGTGGAGGTCGTTGCCGGGTGTTGGAGCACGAGCCCGCGTCATCGTCTCGCGAGACGACGGCGCCCGTCGCTTGGCTCAGACGAGGACCTTTTTGCAAATACGCCGACTCCCAGACGGCTCACAGATAAACGTGCCCTTGTAGTACACGCCAGCTTGCTGCATTCCCGGAAGCTGGGAGCTGAAAATGTCTCACACTCACGTCCAAAACACAATGAGTTTGACGGTGTTGACACCGGCAATCAGATATTCAGGTCCCGTTTGGTTCACCccgcttatttttagcacccgtcacatcaaatatttagatactaattaggagtaataAACGTAGACTATTACAAAATGACAGCACATAAAGCGAGGGTAGacggcgagacgaatttatttagcctaattagtccatgatttgacaatgtgttgcta contains:
- the LOC101769101 gene encoding uncharacterized protein LOC101769101 isoform X1; this translates as MSWRKGGGADCVARSWVLLLCVGSFCLGLLFTNREASTKLFLIAVELASCRTLGKTIANLETELSAARTLQDYFGKRIMDDGVMLQLPVDLIDKILSHITNPASLACFNLQVLA
- the LOC101769101 gene encoding uncharacterized protein LOC101769101 isoform X2 is translated as MSWRKGGGADCVARSWVLLLCVGSFCLGLLFTNRTLGKTIANLETELSAARTLQDYFGKRIMDDGVMLQLPVDLIDKILSHITNPASLACFNLQVLA